One segment of Calliopsis andreniformis isolate RMS-2024a chromosome 1, iyCalAndr_principal, whole genome shotgun sequence DNA contains the following:
- the LOC143178957 gene encoding sugar transporter SWEET1, translating into MGLADYKEIVGTCASISTMGQMLAGTLICKDIYQKGSSRGFDPMPFLGGVGMCILMLQYAWILRDVAMINVNLFGLFTNAAYMAIYYYYSPQVKETLALIGKVATFVMVFLTYAQVEDPEKIEFRFGLIVTVLLLLLIASPLVHLGEIIKTKNTDILPFPIIFMGSFVSFQWLLYGLIINNAFVIFQNTIGFILSIVQLSLFVIFPSKSRVKTTSQEKAD; encoded by the exons ATGGGCTTGGCAGATTATAAAGAAATTGTAGGAACATGTGCTTCAATTTCTACAATGGGACAAATGTTGGCTGGAAC CTTAATATGCAAGGATATTTATCAGAAAGGTTCATCGAGAGGCTTTGATCCAATGCCCTTCCTGGGTGGCGTGGGAAT GTGCATTTTGATGCTTCAGTATGCATGGATTTTACGGGATGTTGCAATGATTAATGTTAATCTTTTTGGATTATTCACAAATGCAGCATACATGgctatatattattattattcaccaCAAGTG AAGGAAACACTTGCTTTAATAGGCAAGGTAGCAACTTTTGTAATGGTGTTCCTTACATACGCTCAAGTGGAAGATCCTGAGAAGATTGAATTTAGGTTCGGTTTGATTGTGACAGTCTTACTATTGCTTTTAATAGCATCTCCTTTAGTCCATCTT GGAGAGATTATAAAGACAAAAAATACAGATATTCTTCCGTTTCCAATCATTTTCATGGGTTCCTTTGTTTCTTTCCAATGGCTATTATATGGTCTTATAATTAACAACGCTTTTGTTATC TTTCAGAATACAATAGGTTTCATCCTTTCTATAGTGCAATTGTCTTTATTTGTAATATTTCCATCGAAATCAAGAGTCAAGACGACTTCTCAAGAGAAAGCAGACTag